The following are encoded in a window of Castanea sativa cultivar Marrone di Chiusa Pesio chromosome 5, ASM4071231v1 genomic DNA:
- the LOC142635381 gene encoding secreted RxLR effector protein 161-like yields MSSSVKLSFNPTSVEVDPTLYMSIIGSLLCLTTSRPDIAFSVGVCAHFQATPKESHMMTVKRIIRYVNGTSNYGIWYSRGSNDCLAKYSDVDWKQFGVMDEQEAKFSVFVNC; encoded by the coding sequence ATGAGTTCCTCAGTCAAACTGAGCTTCAATCCAACCAGTGTGGAAGTAGACCCAACCCTTTACATGAGCATTATTGGCAGTCTCCTATGTCTCACTACAAGTAGGCCGGACATAGCTTTTAGTGTTGGGGTATGTGCTCATTTTCAAGCAACTCCCAAAGAGTCCCATATGATGACAGTTAAAAGAATCATTCGCTATGTCAATGGAACATCTAACTATGGGATTTGGTACTCAAGAGGCTCAAATGATTGCCTAGCCAAATACTCGGATGTTGATTGGAAGCAATTTGGTGTCATGGATGAGCAAGAAGCAAAATTCAGTGTCTTTGTCAACTGCTGA
- the LOC142636752 gene encoding protein SRG1-like has protein sequence MASMEPVSSWNSNSVLSVMELTKEPMTVVPKNYIRPDQELSALSDYSTLTTIPTIDMKKLALGETSDLELEKLHSTCKAWGLIQLANHGVSSSLLEKLKHEIEEFFMLPSEEKMKYKARPGDVEGYGTIIRCNDQTLDWGDRFYMILNPIQKRKPYLFPELPSSLRNTLEAYISELQKLAMTLLGYLGKALKMEIKEMEELFEDGMQSMRMNYYPPCPQPELVVGLTPHSDASGITILHQINGVQGLQIKKDGVWIPANFCADSFVVNVGDVMEILSNGAFTSIEHRVTVNSDKERISLAMFFNPKFEAEIGPVTSTLSPRNPPLFQRITMEDYVKDFFSRNLNGKSHLENMRIKSGESTLAA, from the exons ATGGCTTCAATGGAACCAGTTAGCTCTTGGAACTCTAATTCAGTTCTCAGCGTTATGGAGCTCACCAAAGAGCCAATGACCGTAGTCCCGAAGAACTATATTCGTCCAGATCAAGAACTTTCAGCTCTCTCTGATTACAGTACCTTGACAACAATCCCCACCATTGACATGAAAAAATTGGCCTTGGGGGAGACCTCAGACTTGGAACTAGAAAAGTTGCATTCAACTTGCAAAGCGTGGGGCCTCATACAG TTGGCGAACCATGGAGTTAGCTCTTCACTATTAGAAAAGCTAAAACATGAGATTGAAGAATTCTTCATGCTTCCTtcggaagagaaaatgaagtatAAGGCAAGGCCAGGTGATGTTGAAGGCTATGGAACAATCATCAGATGCAACGACCAAACACTTGATTGGGGTGATAGGTTCTACATGATACTCAACCCtattcaaaaaagaaagccATATTTATTTCCAGAGCTCCCTTCATCCTTGAG AAACACCTTAGAGGCATACATCTCAGAGTTGCAAAAGCTTGCCATGACACTTCTAGGTTATTTGGGAAAAGCTCTGAAAATGGAGATCAAAGAGATGGAGGAGTTATTTGAAGATGGGATGCAATCAATGAGGATGAATTACTATCCTCCATGCCCACAACCAGAACTTGTTGTGGGCCTTACCCCCCACTCTGACGCTTCTGGGATCACCATCCTTCACCAAATTAATGGAGTACAAGGTCTTCAGATAAAGAAAGATGGGGTTTGGATTCCTGCGAACTTTTGCGCAGATTCTTTTGTTGTGAATGTCGGAGATGTTATGGAG ATCCTGAGCAATGGGGCCTTTACTAGCATTGAGCACAGAGTAACTGTAAATTCAGATAAAGAAAGAATCTCACTTGCTATGTTCTTCAACCCCAAATTTGAGGCAGAGATTGGGCCTGTGACTAGTACTTTAAGCCCACGAAACCCACCATTATTTCAAAGGATTACAATGGAAGACTATGTCAAAGATTTCTTTTCCCGTAATCTGAATGGGAAGTCGCATTTGGAGAACATGAGAATCAAAAGTGGGGAATCAACTCTAGCTGCATGA